GGCTGGCTACTCTCGGGTATTGTATTATGGCAGTTCAAGCTAGCTGGACCTCGATGGTCGAATGCTGCACTTTTGATCCATGACCTGCTGACTTGGGTGGGCCTACCTTATATTATCTATCACTCCATCACTCGGACCAAATGGTTAAAGGATCCTGCACGTCGTGCGGTTAAAACCACTACAACTTCAACACGAACTCAAAATACAGCTGATCCATCTGATTCAATATCGGATGAAAAAGAAACTCCGGCTGCTATATCTTCTTCCCAGTTTGATCGCAGTTCCGAGAGAGATCCCCTCAAATCAGAGGAGCGACCTCAACCTTTGTATACACGACGAGCTTTCATCCGTTCTGCTGTGGGGGTTGGTCTCGCCGTGACTCTTGGTCCTACTTTTATATCCTGGGTAGGACGAAATCTCAAGATCGATAGCAGTATTGATAGCATGCTGGAGAACGACCCTAACCGTATGGTTCCTCTGCCACAACCACTGTCTGCCTCTTCACCTCCCATTGGAGGCGGAGCTGAAGGTCATTTCCGCGTATATACGGTTACGCCTATACCGTCCTTCTCCAATGCTAACTGGTCTTTCCGAATTGATGGACTGGTTGAACGGGCAAAGGTTTGGAATTGGGAACAATTCGTGAAGCTGACGCGCACCGTACAGGTTAGTGATTTTCACTGTGTAACGGGCTGGTCTGTATATAAGAATACCTGGGAAGGTATCTCTCTTGCACAGCTTTTGAAACAAGCCGGGGTTAAACCGGAAGCTCACAGTGTGAAATTTTATTCCGGTGATGGTGTGTATACGGATGCCCTTACGATGGATCAAGCGCAAATGGATGATATTATGGTCGCTGTCATGCATGATGGCAAACCTATCCCTGCTGATCTTGGCGGTCCGGTACGGCTCGTTATTCCTCAGATGTATGCCTATAAATCGGTAAAATGGTTGAATCGCATTGAACTCATCGACAGCGAACATATCGGTTACTGGGAAGAACGAGGATATGATAAGGATGCTTGGCTTACAGACGCATCTCAGCGCATCCCTAACAATTTAAGTGGATCATGATGAGATAAGATAAGATTGGTGAGCGTTCATTCGTTGTAAAAGTGATTCAATAAATAGCAAAAGCCCCCGATCACATATTCGTGTCTTCGGGGGCTTTCTTATATGAACTCTTTTGTTAATTCATCCTTTAACCCTGTGGGTTCAAGAGACGCACAAGTTCGTCCTCATCCTCAATCGTTGGAATACCGAGATCATGGGCTTTGGTTAGTTTACTACCTGCCTTCTCT
This Paenibacillus xylanexedens DNA region includes the following protein-coding sequences:
- a CDS encoding molybdopterin-dependent oxidoreductase codes for the protein MKQWLKNRRKGYGKKLVSIHAWNAWIVVILAISGLMLIGGFWREILGIGRVWLKWLHIIVGLAMLAPVLYYLILAGKHWKQLRNRPWQRVNTIFVLALLVGWLLSGIVLWQFKLAGPRWSNAALLIHDLLTWVGLPYIIYHSITRTKWLKDPARRAVKTTTTSTRTQNTADPSDSISDEKETPAAISSSQFDRSSERDPLKSEERPQPLYTRRAFIRSAVGVGLAVTLGPTFISWVGRNLKIDSSIDSMLENDPNRMVPLPQPLSASSPPIGGGAEGHFRVYTVTPIPSFSNANWSFRIDGLVERAKVWNWEQFVKLTRTVQVSDFHCVTGWSVYKNTWEGISLAQLLKQAGVKPEAHSVKFYSGDGVYTDALTMDQAQMDDIMVAVMHDGKPIPADLGGPVRLVIPQMYAYKSVKWLNRIELIDSEHIGYWEERGYDKDAWLTDASQRIPNNLSGS